The following proteins are encoded in a genomic region of Burkholderia gladioli:
- a CDS encoding D-mannonate oxidoreductase: MSTPILQFGTSRFLLAHVALFVSEALARGDAIGAIGIVQTTANPASRARIAALAGTGRYPVHIQGREDGRVVDRRVECTAVRHAWTADTDWAAIRRVAIEEARVIVSNTGDAGYALDEHDSTELLADETRVPRSYPAKLLVLLHARWRERPEHGVSLYPCELIERNGDTLRDIVLGLARGWTLPESFLHYLETHCVWVNSLVDRIVSAPLEPVGAVAEPYALWAIERRAGMTLPCIHEQIVLTDELSRHARLKLFFLNLGHTWLAGQWLGERRAENETVLDAMRTPRVREALESVWHDEVLPVFGALALQGDAQAYLDTVRERFLNPFLAHRIADIAVNHRQKVERRVLPLVELAESLSLPTAQPRLRQMLAEHGLSSSGKGVLAS, translated from the coding sequence ATGAGTACACCGATCCTTCAATTCGGCACCAGCCGTTTCCTGCTGGCGCACGTCGCGCTGTTCGTCTCGGAGGCGCTGGCGCGCGGCGATGCGATCGGCGCCATCGGCATCGTGCAGACCACCGCCAACCCGGCGAGCCGCGCACGAATCGCGGCCCTGGCCGGCACCGGCCGCTACCCGGTGCATATACAGGGCCGCGAAGACGGCCGCGTGGTGGACCGCCGGGTCGAATGCACGGCGGTGCGCCATGCCTGGACGGCCGATACCGACTGGGCCGCGATCCGTCGCGTGGCGATCGAGGAGGCGCGCGTCATCGTCTCGAATACCGGCGACGCCGGCTACGCGCTCGACGAGCACGACTCGACCGAACTGCTCGCCGACGAGACGCGGGTGCCGCGCAGCTATCCCGCGAAGCTGCTGGTGCTGCTGCATGCGCGCTGGCGCGAGCGGCCAGAGCATGGCGTGTCGCTCTATCCGTGCGAGCTGATCGAGCGCAATGGCGACACCTTGCGCGATATCGTGCTCGGCCTGGCCCGGGGATGGACGCTGCCCGAATCGTTCCTCCACTATCTGGAGACGCATTGCGTGTGGGTGAATTCGCTGGTCGACCGCATCGTGTCGGCGCCTCTCGAGCCGGTCGGCGCGGTGGCGGAGCCTTACGCGCTGTGGGCGATCGAGCGACGCGCGGGTATGACGCTGCCCTGCATCCACGAACAGATCGTGCTCACCGACGAACTGAGCCGCCATGCACGGCTCAAGCTGTTTTTCCTCAACCTCGGCCATACCTGGCTGGCCGGACAGTGGCTCGGCGAGCGTCGTGCCGAGAATGAAACCGTGCTCGACGCAATGCGCACGCCCCGCGTGCGCGAGGCGCTGGAGAGCGTGTGGCACGACGAGGTCTTGCCGGTGTTCGGCGCGCTGGCCTTGCAGGGTGATGCGCAAGCCTATCTCGACACGGTACGCGAGCGATTCCTGAACCCTTTCCTCGCGCATCGCATCGCCGACATTGCCGTCAATCATCGGCAGAAGGTCGAACGCCGGGTCTTGCCACTCGTCGAGCTGGCCGAGTCCCTGTCCTTGCCGACGGCGCAGCCGCGCTTGAGGCAAATGCTGGCGGAGCACGGGCTGTCTTCGTCCGGCAAAGGAGTGCTTGCATCATGA
- a CDS encoding UxaA family hydrolase — MKDRDLIALHDDDNVAVAMRALEADARLELNGQALRIRSPIPAGHKLAVRDIARGERITKYRQTIGIALRDIAAGEHVHVDNLGMPPLHHSEAQAAATARHAAPAPRADTFLGYPRADGQAGTRNYVGVIASVNCSATVCHAIADAFRGDALAAFENVDGVVAITHQSGCGMSSAGEGMDLLRRTLTGYARNPNFASVLFVGLGCEVNQVTGLTEQLDAASDRPVRTLVIQDEGGVREAVARGIAIVREELEAANRATRTPVPASLLKLGLQCGGSDGYSGISANPALGVAVDLLVRSGGTAILSETPEVYGAEHLLTERAASPAVARRLMDKLRWWEGYTRQHGAEMNNNPSPGNKAGGITTILEKSLGAVSKAGSSPLEAVYDYAEPVRGKGLVFMDTPGYDPVSATGQIAGGANLVCFTTGRGSVFGSKPVPTLKIVTTTALFERMRTDMDFNSGVIVDGTLDVEEAGAHLYRLILEVASGRRTCSEDNGVGEREFVPWLRGAVM; from the coding sequence ATGAAGGATCGCGATCTCATCGCGCTGCACGACGACGACAACGTGGCGGTCGCCATGCGGGCGCTGGAAGCCGATGCGCGCCTGGAACTGAACGGCCAGGCGCTGCGGATCCGCTCGCCCATCCCTGCCGGGCACAAGCTCGCCGTGCGCGATATCGCGCGAGGCGAGCGCATCACCAAGTATCGGCAGACCATCGGCATCGCGTTGCGGGACATCGCGGCAGGCGAACACGTGCATGTGGACAATCTCGGCATGCCGCCGTTGCATCACAGCGAGGCGCAGGCAGCCGCAACGGCCCGGCACGCCGCGCCGGCTCCCCGCGCCGATACCTTCCTCGGCTACCCGCGCGCGGACGGCCAGGCCGGCACCCGCAACTATGTCGGCGTGATTGCCAGCGTGAACTGCTCGGCCACCGTCTGCCACGCGATCGCGGACGCTTTTCGGGGCGATGCGCTCGCGGCCTTCGAGAACGTGGACGGCGTGGTGGCGATCACGCATCAGAGCGGATGCGGCATGTCCTCGGCGGGCGAGGGGATGGACCTGCTGCGCCGCACGCTGACCGGCTATGCGCGAAATCCCAATTTCGCGAGCGTGCTGTTTGTCGGCCTGGGCTGCGAGGTGAACCAGGTGACGGGGCTGACCGAGCAGCTCGACGCGGCGTCCGACCGGCCGGTGCGCACCCTGGTGATCCAGGACGAGGGTGGCGTGCGCGAAGCCGTGGCGCGCGGCATCGCCATCGTTCGAGAGGAACTGGAGGCCGCGAATCGCGCCACGCGCACGCCGGTGCCGGCGTCGCTGCTTAAGCTCGGGCTGCAATGCGGCGGCTCGGACGGTTATTCCGGCATCAGCGCCAACCCGGCGCTCGGCGTGGCGGTGGATCTGCTGGTGCGCAGCGGCGGCACGGCGATCCTCTCCGAGACGCCCGAGGTGTACGGCGCCGAACATCTGCTGACCGAGCGCGCCGCGTCGCCCGCGGTGGCGCGGCGCCTGATGGACAAGCTGCGCTGGTGGGAGGGCTACACGCGGCAGCACGGCGCCGAGATGAACAACAACCCCTCGCCGGGGAACAAGGCCGGCGGCATCACCACCATCCTCGAGAAATCGCTCGGCGCGGTGTCGAAGGCGGGGAGCTCGCCGCTGGAGGCGGTGTACGACTACGCGGAGCCGGTGCGCGGCAAGGGGCTCGTGTTCATGGACACGCCCGGCTACGATCCGGTCTCGGCGACAGGCCAGATCGCCGGCGGCGCGAATCTCGTGTGCTTTACCACCGGCCGTGGTTCGGTGTTCGGCTCGAAGCCGGTACCCACCCTCAAGATCGTCACCACGACCGCGCTGTTCGAGCGGATGCGCACCGACATGGATTTCAACAGCGGCGTGATCGTCGACGGGACGCTCGATGTCGAGGAGGCCGGCGCGCATCTCTATCGGCTGATCCTGGAGGTCGCCTCGGGGCGCCGGACCTGCAGCGAGGACAACGGCGTGGGCGAGCGCGAGTTCGTGCCCTGGTTGCGCGGCGCGGTGATGTAA